The nucleotide sequence TAAATTGGTTAATCATATTGCCGATGCTGTACATGCAAAAGGCAAGAAAATCGATGCGGCTGTATTTCCAGGTCCCGACTCATATGCTAAAAAAATGGTTCGCCAGGAATGGAATAAGTGGAATCTTGATGCATTCTTTCCAATGAACTACAATGACTTTTATCTTGAAGGACCAAAATGGATTGGTAAAATTGTAAAAGAAGAAGTTACTTCTGTTAACGGCAAAAAGCCAATTTACAGCGGACTTTTTATTTGTCGCGATTACGAGAACAAAGCAAATATTAAAGATCCGGAAGGACATGGATTAGTTCCTTCCGAAATTGAAGAAGCAGTACGTCTTTCAATGGAAAATGGTGCCGCAGGTGTATGTCTGTTTACTCCGGGTAATATGACGGATGCACACTGGCAGGCCTTCGACAAAGCCATTCATCAAAAGTACACTGTTAAATAAATTATACCAGTGATTTAATACAAAAGAACAATTAATCAACATTTATTCTCGATTAACTGTTCTTTTTGTGTAAAAACATTTGAAAAGATAGTCTTTTTGAAGTATTTAAATATAATGAACATCACTTATGAACAGATTAGTAAGAATAACAGCCTCTGAAGATATTTTTCCTGAATATCAAAATACGCCAGTCGGACTTCTTTTGGAATATCATAATCTCGATCGCAAATTTGAGACTTACACACAAGCGCAACTACTGGTAGGTATGTGTATGGATCATAGAAAACACCTTCATATTCCTGATAACTTTGCATTTATAATCCGTTCGGGAGGCGCTAATTTAAGATATAGCGAATTTAAAGTTTCTTACGCGATTGCTGTTGGTAACGTCAGATATATTGTGATTATTGCTCACAACAACTGCGGTATGGTTAATTTGTTTGCACGTAAAAATCAATTTATCGACGGACTTGTTGAAAAAGCAGGATGGAGCAGAGAAAGGGCCGAAGAACACTTTGAACACTATTCTCCCGTGTTCGAAATTGGAAATGAAATAGATTTTGTACTTAGCGAAGCCAAACGTCTCCGGCTTGCCTATCCACGAATAACGGTTGTACCAATGTACTACAAAGTAGAAGATAATCACTTATATTTATTAAGAGAATAGCACCCGGATTTTGAATAAAAAAATTGAATGAATGCTCAATAGAAACCAATGTGTGCACTTTCCGGGACAAAGTGCTTTGATTTAAAGAATGTTTGATTAATTTTGCCCCCCAATGTCCAAATGATCAAACAGAATTGTACTAAGCTACAAAATCTAATATCACTATAATATGAGTTTAAGAATTATTGTATTAGCAAAACAGGTACCGGATACACGTAACGTGGGTAAAGATGCTATGAAGGCCGATGGTACGGTTAACCGTGCCGCTCTTCCAGCAATTTTCAACCCGGAAGACCTGAATGCGTTGGAGCAAGCTTTGCGCTTGAAAGATGCTTATCCCGATACTACCATCACACTTCTTACGATGGGTCCGGGACGTGCAGCAGAAATTATCCGCGAAGGTTTATACCGTGGTGCAGATGGCGGCTATTTGTTGACAGACCGTGCTTTTGCAGGTGCCGACACGTTAGCTACCTCTTACGCGCTTTCAATGGCTGTTCGTAAAATAAAAGAGTATGATCTGATTCTTTGTGGTCGTCAGGCTATCGATGGCGATACAGCACAAGTTGGTCCTCAGGTGGCCGAAAAGCTTGGATTAAGTCAGATTACTTACGCAGAAGAAATCCAGAAAGTAGAAAATGGTAAAATAACTGTTAAACGTCGTCTTGAACGAGGTGTAGAAACAGTCGAAGGTCTTTTACCTATTGTTATTACAGTTAACGGTACAGCTCCCGACTGCCGTCCCCGTAACGCGAAGTTTTTGCAAAAGTATAAACATGCCAAAACCGTTACTGAAAAACAGGAATCAAACGATGATTATACTGAATTATTCAACCTGCGCCCATATCTGAATCTTACAGAATTAAGCGTAGCCGACGTAGAAGCTGATGTAAAAGCATGTGGATTATCAGGATCACCCACAAAAGTAAAGAAAATTGAAAATGTGGTATTTCAGGCTAAGGAAAGCAAAACACTGAGTCCGTCGGATACAGAGATTGAAGAACTGATGATCGAATTAATAGCAAACCACACCATCGGTTAATGCTTCACTTTTAAATGGAAACAAAAATGAATAATTTATTTGTATATTGCGAAATTGAAGACGGCATTGTGGCAGACGTAAGTCTGGAACTACTTACCAAAGGCCGCTCGCTGGCAACCCAACTTGGGTGCCGTCTGGAGGCTGTTGCCGCCGGAACAAAACTTGACGGCATAGGAGCTCAGGTATTCCCTTTTGGTGTGGATGTATTACATATTTTCGATGATGCACGCCTATTTCCCTATACTTCTCTGCCTCACACTTCTGTTCTCGTTAATTTGTTTACCGAAGAAAAACCGCAGATCGCCTTAATGGGTGCAACCAGTATCGGTCGCGACTTAGGTCCACGTGTTTCTTCTGCACTAACAAGCGGACTTACAGCAGACTGTACGTCTCTTGAAATTGGCGATCACGAAGAAAAGAAAGAAAACAAAGTATATAAGAATCTTCTTTATCAAATTCGTCCTGCTTTCGGGGGTAATATCGTTGCAACGATTGTTAACCCGGAGTGTCGTCCTCAGATGGCTACAGTTCGCGAGGGAGTGATGAAAAAAGAAATTTTAGATCCATCTTATAAAGGCGAAACAATCAAACACGATGTAAACAAGTATGTTAGTGAAACAGACTTCGTGGTATCTGTTATTGACCGTCAGATGGAAAAAAGCAAAACAAACATCAAAGGCTCACCAATTATTGTTGCAGGAGGTTATGGCGTTGGTTCCAAAGAAAACTTTGATTTACTTCATAAACTTGCTGCCGTTTTGGGTGGCGAAGTAGGAGCTTCCCGCGCTGCGGTTGATGCCGGATTTACTGAACACGATCGTCAGATTGGTCAAACCGGTGTTACTGTACGTCCGAAACTTTACATTGCCTGCGGTATATCCGGTCAGATTCAGCATATCGCCGGTATGCAGGAGAGTTCCATGATCATTTCCATCAACAATGATCCGAATGCTCCTATCAATACTATTGCCGACTATGTAATTACTGGTACGGTTGAGGAAGTAATTCCTAAGATGATTAAGTATTATAAGAAGAATTCAAAGTAAACAAGAGTATGGCTAATTTCTATTTAGATAATCCCAGCATGAAGCACCACTTGCATCATCCGCTTATGAAGCGGATTGTGGAGCTTAAAGAACGCAATTACAGAGATAAAGATGTTTGCGACTATGCACCTATCGATTTCGAAGATGCAATGGATAGCTACGAAAAAGTTCTGGAAATTGTTGGTGAAATTTGTGGTGATATTATCGCTCCTAATGCAGAGAGCGTTGATCATGACGGACCAACAGTAAAAGACGGACGTGTATCTTATGCAGCCGGAACCAAGCAAAACCTCGATGCTGTTGTAAAAGCAGGATTAATGGGTGTGGCAATGCCTCGTCGTTATACTGGTCTGAATTTCCCAATCGTTCCATATATCATGGCTGCAGATCTTGTTTCACGCGCCGATGCCGGTTTCGAAAACCTTTGGGGATTGCAAGACTGTGCCGAAACGTTATATGAATTCGGGAACGAAGAACAACGCCAGAAATATATACCGCGTATTTGTGCCGGCGAAACCATGTCGATGGACCTTACTGAGCCAGATGCAGGATCCGATTTACAATCGGTTATGCTTAAGGCAACTTACAGCGAAAAGGATGGTTGTTGGTATCTTAACGGTGTGAAACGTTTTATCACCAATGGTGATGCAGATATCCACCTGGTACTAGCCCGTAGCGAAGATGGAACTAAAGACGGACGTGGTCTGTCTATGTTTATTTACGATAAGAAAAACGGAGGTGTTAATGTACGCCGTATCGAAAATAAAATGGGTATCAAGGGTTCTCCTACCTGCGAGCTTGTTTACAAAAATGCAAAAGCAGAACTTTGTGGCGACCGCAAGCTTGGTCTTATTAAATACGTGATGGCTTTGATGAATGGTGCCCGTTTGGGAATTATGGCACAAGCCGTAGGTTTAAGTGAAGCTGCTTACCGCGAAGGACTTGCATATGCAAAAGACCGCAAACAGTTCGGAAAAGCGATTATCGAATTCCCTGCAATATACGAAATGGTAGCGCTTATGCGTGCAAAAGCAGACGCTTCACGTGCCATGTTGTATGAAACCGCCCGTTTTGTAGATATGTACAAGGCGCTGGAAGATATGGCAAAAGATCAAAAACTTACACCCGAAGAAAGAACTGAATATAAGTATTATAGCAAACTGGCAGATGCATTTACCCCAATGGGAAAAGGTATGACTACCGAATACGCCAACCAGAATGCCTACGATGCTATTCAAATTCACGGAGGTTCAGGTTTTATGAAAGACTATGCCTGCGAACGCATCTATCGTGACGCTCGTATCACAAATATTTACGAAGGAACTACACAATTACAGGTTGTAGCTGCCATCCGCCACGTAACCACAGGAACCTACCTAAGTCGTATACGCGAATACGAGGCAATCAACTACAAACCCGAATTGGGTGACTTGAAAAAGAAACTGATAGCGATGACAGTAATCTACGCTAAATTGGTTACTATGGTTACCGAAACGAAAGATAACGAGTACATCGACTTTCAGGCGCGTCGTCTGGTAGAAGCCGGAGCACACTGTGTAATGGGTTACCTATTATTACAAGATGCAAATGCAGATGAAAGCTTCCGTCGTTCCGCTGAGGTTTATATCAACTACGGACAAGCAGAAGTAAATAAGATCAATGGCTACATCTGTAGCTTCGATATGGAAGACCTGGGCTATTACAAACAATAGTTTATCCGGTTTAATTCAAAATAAAAAGACTGCTTCATGTTTGAAGCAGCCTTTTTATTTTCCATAGGTATCTTACTATAGAGGGAAGCGTACTAGCAAACATAGAAATTGTTCTCTGTTTATCTGGCAACTAAAATTTGAAATGAAACATTATGGCTGACGTATTGTTTTATAAAGGGATAATGTTCCTTAAATTATTGAAAATAAGACGTTCTCTCTATGAAAATAAAAAAACGAAAGTCCCTTATAATAGTATGTTCGATACTAATAATAGGATTTATTGTGGGAGCAATTCTTATTAACTTGTACCTGAATTACCGATTGGAAGGCGTCTTGAGAGAAAAGCTGAGTGAACGAGTCTCGGAAGTTTCTGGTGGTTTTTATAAATTTAAATCCAATAATTTGCATTTTGGGTTGTTAAGTGGTGCAATAACGCTGAGTGGCATAGAATTGTATATAGATTCAGTCGCCTATAAACAGCGGAAAGCTAAAGATAGTTTACCTGAGAACTACTTCAACATTCATATAAAACAAATACGTTTTAAGAAATTCAACCCAATATGGCTATTTAACTATAAGAAAATTCATCTCAGTTTAATTGAAATTAAAACACCTGTTGTCAAGATTTATAATTCTGACAGTGTTCATCAATTCAAAAAAAAGAGTTCAGGACCAAATTCTACATCTTTGTTTGAGATAATTTCGCCTTATATAGAAGCTATTGAAGTAAAGAAAATGAATCTTGAAAATGTAAGTATTGTGTATATATCAGGCGTAGTTAAAGGATATAAAGAAAATACAATAAACGAAGCGGAACTACCTGGTCTTAAAGCCCTTTTTGAAACTAAAAAAATAAATATCCGGAATATAAAACTTGGTAATGATATTTTTAATCTAAAAAGTTTTGAAATTAGTAAACCTGTACTGAAAATACATCAAATATTCCAAACGGAACATGTCACTACTTCATCATCCGATAAACTGGATATTTATAAAATGTTAGGAAAACTAGCAAAGAAGATATATATAAATCAGTTTAATATTTCTGATGCCAATATCGAATATAGCAGTACATTTAATAAAAAATTAAACACACAAGAACAACCCAGTACATCCAGTCTCTTTTTTACCGGAATGGCGTTGAATAATGAAAAAAAAACACTTGCAATAGATGATTTTAATTTTAGTATCAAAAACTTACATTACCCAATCAATAATGGACTTTATACGCTAAATGCAGATGCAATTGATTTAAAGAAAAAATTGGGTAGCCTAAAAATAGAAAAATTACATTTAGTTTCCAATTATCCAAAAACTGAATTCGCCTACAATCATCCAAATCATAAAGATTGGTATGATGTAGAAGCAGAACATATATCATTGTCAGCAATTGATTTTGACCGATACTTTTCAGCTACTATTTTTAATGCCAATAAATTAGTGATCAAAAATGCTAAGTTGCTA is from uncultured Macellibacteroides sp. and encodes:
- a CDS encoding carbonic anhydrase, with translation MNRLVRITASEDIFPEYQNTPVGLLLEYHNLDRKFETYTQAQLLVGMCMDHRKHLHIPDNFAFIIRSGGANLRYSEFKVSYAIAVGNVRYIVIIAHNNCGMVNLFARKNQFIDGLVEKAGWSRERAEEHFEHYSPVFEIGNEIDFVLSEAKRLRLAYPRITVVPMYYKVEDNHLYLLRE
- a CDS encoding acyl-CoA dehydrogenase family protein; translated protein: MANFYLDNPSMKHHLHHPLMKRIVELKERNYRDKDVCDYAPIDFEDAMDSYEKVLEIVGEICGDIIAPNAESVDHDGPTVKDGRVSYAAGTKQNLDAVVKAGLMGVAMPRRYTGLNFPIVPYIMAADLVSRADAGFENLWGLQDCAETLYEFGNEEQRQKYIPRICAGETMSMDLTEPDAGSDLQSVMLKATYSEKDGCWYLNGVKRFITNGDADIHLVLARSEDGTKDGRGLSMFIYDKKNGGVNVRRIENKMGIKGSPTCELVYKNAKAELCGDRKLGLIKYVMALMNGARLGIMAQAVGLSEAAYREGLAYAKDRKQFGKAIIEFPAIYEMVALMRAKADASRAMLYETARFVDMYKALEDMAKDQKLTPEERTEYKYYSKLADAFTPMGKGMTTEYANQNAYDAIQIHGGSGFMKDYACERIYRDARITNIYEGTTQLQVVAAIRHVTTGTYLSRIREYEAINYKPELGDLKKKLIAMTVIYAKLVTMVTETKDNEYIDFQARRLVEAGAHCVMGYLLLQDANADESFRRSAEVYINYGQAEVNKINGYICSFDMEDLGYYKQ
- a CDS encoding electron transfer flavoprotein subunit alpha/FixB family protein: MNNLFVYCEIEDGIVADVSLELLTKGRSLATQLGCRLEAVAAGTKLDGIGAQVFPFGVDVLHIFDDARLFPYTSLPHTSVLVNLFTEEKPQIALMGATSIGRDLGPRVSSALTSGLTADCTSLEIGDHEEKKENKVYKNLLYQIRPAFGGNIVATIVNPECRPQMATVREGVMKKEILDPSYKGETIKHDVNKYVSETDFVVSVIDRQMEKSKTNIKGSPIIVAGGYGVGSKENFDLLHKLAAVLGGEVGASRAAVDAGFTEHDRQIGQTGVTVRPKLYIACGISGQIQHIAGMQESSMIISINNDPNAPINTIADYVITGTVEEVIPKMIKYYKKNSK
- a CDS encoding electron transfer flavoprotein subunit beta/FixA family protein: MSLRIIVLAKQVPDTRNVGKDAMKADGTVNRAALPAIFNPEDLNALEQALRLKDAYPDTTITLLTMGPGRAAEIIREGLYRGADGGYLLTDRAFAGADTLATSYALSMAVRKIKEYDLILCGRQAIDGDTAQVGPQVAEKLGLSQITYAEEIQKVENGKITVKRRLERGVETVEGLLPIVITVNGTAPDCRPRNAKFLQKYKHAKTVTEKQESNDDYTELFNLRPYLNLTELSVADVEADVKACGLSGSPTKVKKIENVVFQAKESKTLSPSDTEIEELMIELIANHTIG